From the genome of Vitis riparia cultivar Riparia Gloire de Montpellier isolate 1030 chromosome 11, EGFV_Vit.rip_1.0, whole genome shotgun sequence:
taggcaaggtctttaggtgaaatgatatgccaattttaaaacgttttgcttaatatacatttgttaaaactcgggttttaattaaatcgaagttttaaaggataaatcaagttttctaagatgcatgaaacggtatgaaaatcctaagtgcacccatgcattcatcttgcattcgtttcctatgatcaaaagtcttctcaaagtcttgatcttgtatccatttggtcatttgatgaatttctgaatttatacctgagattctttaccatttaaaacaattaatcacttaatcatggtttgttatcatcaaaacctgattaagagaacccttgggctaatagAACATACCTGGGGTGTCTCCTCTTGAGCCAAGCACACTTGGCTTCAAgtgctctgtttttctcctaGATCTCTTTCTCCAGTTGctacctgttttttttttctaaaaaaaaggtcattcgtttttcctttcatctctccacttgctctgttttcagGTGTCCCCCTCAAAACCGCTCACCCATGCACAACCCTCCTCTTGCTCTGTTTTTAGACGCCcctgtagggacccatccctgatgacacgtggcacacgtCCCTTGACGATACGTGGCACGTGATCCTATCCGGAGTATCCACATATGGATTTCCTcaagagtacacgtggcgcgctctCCTATCCAGACCCTTTGAAATAAGAGCACACGGGACTCGCAAAAcatcctatccggaccaccgccattactcatccggtgacctttcatattctatcCGGATATGTCCATCCGGATCACCGATCAAACCAAGCATGACTCACTACGTCATTTTGACACCCTGTCACAATTCATATTCCAATacctgcagagtgaaaagacagaagtgacaaCAAGTCACTTCCCATAATCTATGACAgccgttcgtaggatgaggatgtccctgccacctcctagtggcatcatggtaaaccaaaaagtcttccatcatttatggaggagagagaatttCCAAATACTATATATACAAACCTTCGCGCAAAGGAGAAGGTAAGCTTTTcgatacctagtaaaaggccaactgtgccaactacttttatttctctttccatggctgacaaaaccatcggagggcgtgtccggacaccctgtccggatgCCTTTTACAGAAGTAGCTGAATCAGGAATCTCAGTTGAGATCGTACgtccatccatttggcaactGCGTGGATCATTGggaatacgaggcctcaacagccccttctcccccccccccccccccccccccaaattTCAGCtcacctcttttctttttgttcattCTAAAATCCCTCAGCTACCACAAAAACCTAGCACCCACTCTCCATATTTTTCTCCCAGAAAAAAGCTCACCCAGCTCTATTTTCCTTTCATCTCCAGTTTTCACCAACTTTATTGCTCACCACCCACTCCTCTGTCATCTGTTCAGTAGGAGTCCccatctcaaccaccaccaAGGTGGTGTCCTTGGCACATGTCCATGCATGTAGCTCACCAAGAAATCATAGAAGCCATCCTCCACTCTAAAACATGTTGTCAGCACagtgctccaaaaataataaaaaaaactagacCAAAAAACGAGGGTCTATAGtggtataatttattttttttcataatacagtttttaattttttaaagtgattattacaatattattttgtcacACATGAAAATTTCTCTAATAATATTGTAATTTGTGGAAACATTAATagaataaacttaaaatttgaattatctAATTATTCCATCCAAGCCAAGCCTCATAGCCCTATTGCTTATGATCCAtgagcttcttttttttttttttcttttttttgtgtgAGGACTCACCCTCGGACCTCCAACTTATCAAAAGAATTGTTAGACTATTGGGATTTGGAAAGTAACgcttctttcaaatttttattatttaaaacccttaaataattatacttattatataataatatttatgagaataatataatgtttttaaaaattataaaataaaaaatatacaattttaaacatataatttttctttaaagtaTTACATGTGTATTATTTTAACGATAAGGGTCCAATAAAAGTATAGCGAGACATCCATCCATGGTGCGCTGCTCCTTTGATGATGAGCACAAGTCGACAACTCTTTCTGCAACTTCACATCACTGCTCTACCCAAAGTTTTGAATCTTGATCATTTCTCTCACAACTCACAACTCCATTGCCATGGATGGGATGAAGAAAGAGCATCAGAAGCTTCACATAGCTGTGTTCCCATGGCTGGCCTTTGGCCACTTCTTACCTTTTCTTCATCTCTCCAGCCACTTAGTTCAAAAGGGTCACCGCATTTCCTTCCTCTCCACCCTTAAAAACCTTCGTCGCCTCTCTCAAATTGCTCCAAATTTATCCTCACTTGTAACCATGGTACCACTGCCACTGCCTCTGCCTCTGCCTGCCGTCCATGGCTTGCTCGACTCCGCCGAGTCCACCTTCGAGTTGCCATTCCACCTATTCCTGAATCTGAAACGAGCCTATGACCAGCTCCAACTCCCTCTCACTGAGTTTCTACACAACTCCGATGTCAACTGGCTCATCTATGACTTTGCTCCTCACTGGTTGCCCCCAATCGCCTCTCGACTCGGTATCAACTCAGTCTTCTTCAGCATATTGGGTGCCAGCTCACTCGCTTTCATGGGCCCGCCGGAGAAGCTGCTCCTCCTCGACCAACAGCATATGGAGGACTTAACCGTGGTTCCTGAGTGGATCCCGTTTCCGTCCACCGTCGCTTACAGGCTCTACGAGGTGATTGGCATCCATGACTGCATGGACCCTGAAGCTCCCGATTTCTTCCGATTGGCAAAGGTCATTGAAGGCTGCCGATTCGTGGCTATCAGGAGCTGCGCCGGGTTAGAGGATGATTCATTGAGCCTCCTCGAAAAGCTGTACCAAAAGCCTGTCGTTCCAGTGGGGTTGCTTCCGGCGGAGGTGAACGATAGCGAGAGAGACGAGAACTGGGACTCGTTAAGACAATGGCTTGACGAGAAAATCCAAAACTCCGTCCTTTATGTTGCAATCTGTACTGAGTTTACTCTGAGTCAGGACGAAATGAACGAGTTGGCATCTGGAATAGAGAAACCCGGCTTACCCTTCATTTGGGTGGTTAAAACTTAAAACCAAAGATGATCCGATTATAACTGGGTTTGAGTCTCGGGTTTCAGGTCGTGGTTTAGTTTGGGCCAATTGGGCTCCATAAAAGCAAATCTTGGCCCACCCATCGATTGGTGGGTTCTTGACCCACTGTGGCTGGAGCTCCGTGATCGAGGCTCTCGGGTTGGGTCGGGTGTTGATTCTTTTCCCTAGGGCTTCTTCGAATCTAGGGTTGGTGGCAAGCCTCTTTGAGGATAAGCGAGTCGGGTTGGAAGTATCGAGGGACAATCGAGATGGATCGTTTACAGGCGACTCGGTGAGTGAGTTAATAAGGCGAGTTATggtggaagaagaagagaagcaaCTCAGGAGAAATGCATGGGCAATGAGAGAAATCTTTGGAAATGTAAGGGTGCAAACCAAATATTTAGATGAGTTCAGTCGGATCCTTGAAAATGACTCAGTGGTAACTAAAGCTACTTGATCTATTGACTAAGTGAGCAACTCAAGTACTatcaactttattattatttgttttaaaaataaagaaactatTGTTGTAATGAAGTAAATGTTGATGTGGCACATTCTCTCATTGTGACTATGAGTTAATGGACATATCTACAAGCCATTGTTCCATCTATGTAATAACATCTATTGAGAAAAAAAGTTGTCTCAAATTCTCTCTATCCTCCTTTTTATaccttcttttatatttttgttctgCTCCTCATTTTATAACATGCTATTagcactaatttttttaaagatatttctcttaattttaatttggggATATTAACATAGACtagattttgtatattttcatttaaattatttaatttaatttttgtcataactagaagttatgtacaaatatcatttaaatgataattaaaagTAGCatcaaaattatcttttttttttttgtgattatatgttatatagaaacaattttatatttggttataGGCttatagccaaaaaaaaaatattaatgttattaacctcaaaattatgcaaaatttattttattttgaagcaTGCATTCTTATTAATattgtatattaatttttgtttgttacatgcaattttcataatatggttttgaattttttgaagtcattctaacaatattattttgtcacATGTGAAAATCTTTCTAATAATAttgaatttcataaaatttgtaTTTGTAATAATCTCATGACACTTAACAATTTAGGAAAGAACTATCACTTTTGGATCCTTAATAATAAGATACATCTTAATGTAATGAATTTTATAGAGCTGATCTAGGCCGGAAATATGTATCATTGCAACCTAGATTAtgtaaaagcatttttttaattatttattagtaTTTCCATGAAGGGCAAAtaggataataaaaaaattgtggtTTTCTCGTACACTTGCTAttgtaagattttaaaattgttagtgAGTATAACTCTACATTACTCAAAATCCATTCTCAATTAAAATTGCACAGAGAAGAGGTTGATTTCTTTGAAACTCctagaaaaaaattgatattttaatgaTTAATGAAAGTATTTATATTGATTAAtgctattttatatatattacatttattatatcattatttacTTTAACTCGTATCTTTCTTTGTTCAAAATATcattctttttctctattttctctttcactttttttttttctttttggagaaTTTTTCATCTCCTAAAATGGTATgtatattgtataaaataaattatgcatgaattctctttttaaagtaattatttaactacttaaataataatcaaacattaatttaatttaaaataacctaggagtaattaaataaatagatgaagtagaaaaattaaaagaaaaaaattgggtGCACAAGCCTAGATAAATAGATAAAgtacaattttctttaaattcattctatttatttttagattaaataatttgaaaatatttaatatttttaattatatatatatatatatatattttcgtGTTcatgaatagaaaataataatatagagAGTTGCCAAAAAGGAAGGAAAGGCCGTCTGCTTGAGAACGAGTGAAGGACAGCTGAGAAGTCAACGCTGATATCTGTGGCGGCGATGACGTCAGTCGCCGTGGCCGTTAACGGCGGCCCCGGCAGCAGAGGCAACGGAAGCCGCCGGGCCGTTCGTTGGGCGGTGGAGAATCTTTCGGCTGATGCCGATACGTTAATCTTGATTCACGTCATGCCGGCAATCACTTCAATCCCAACTCCATGTACGTCTCTCTTCTCTTGCACTCTGCTTGGTTCCCGAGAAATAGTTGGAAAACCAAAGCCTTTCGTCGGTCCACGAGCCGACCTGTTAGTAGATTTAAAGTTTTCTTgtgttttcctttgttttctcggaaagtgaagggaaaaaaaatactgaATTCTGTGGTCTAGCTATGCCAAATCTAGTTCCCCTTATGGAATTGTTTGACcgaggaaataaaaaaagaatctgAGACCTGTTTCGTAGCCAAAAAATGGAATTCAAAACAAATATGTTGATCACTtcacatacattttttttccttcactttcctGGCAACCAAATGGgagtcaatatatatatatatatgatattgaaATTATGGTTAGGGTTATTAATGGAGAACTCATGGGTCGAGATCATTGATCAAAATTAGACTCAGTCGGGAATTTCGCTATTGATCTACATACAgagacaaaaggaaaaaaaattgttatatagatgttttcattttcaaatgaatttttctGCAGCAGGAGAGCAAATACCCATCAATGAATTGGACGCAAATGTGGTGGAACTGTATGTCCAGGACATGAGAGCCAAGTTTGAACAAATCTTTCTCCCATTTAAGAAACTATGCAAAACTCTAAATGTGAGTTTGTTCTTTATCCTTTATCTAGATCTAGCTTTAATAATTGATAAGTGTtggaatataattattaatcaAAGCTATTATAGGTAGAAACTTTGGTGCTGGAAGGTAAAAATCCTGCAACAGTGCTTCTAAGATACGCCTCTGAGTCAGGGATTAAAAGCTTGGTTTTGGGCTCTTGCTTTTCAAACTGCATTTTGAGGTATCACATTATACATATCTGtagaaatgataattttttttaatttccatctCTTTGTTTTCCTAATTGCGATTGGCATTTTGAGTACCGGTTCTTGATTTTCTACTCATGATGATTGCATCATCGTATTTTTATGTGGTTGGATTGAATCCTATATATAATGTTCTTGTTATCGTTTTATTGTTTTAGGTTTAGCAAGGAGATTTATGCCATGGTATTCACTTTCTCAATCCTTTTCAAAGAAATTATCAGACCCTCATCCATACCATGACATTGGGCAATTTGATTTGTGATAATTTTAATTGACACTGATTTAAGAGCATGCAACTACAGATGAGCCAAACCCATTTATCAGAATGTGTTAGTTTGGAAGTGAGACAGAATCTTATAGCTCTTAGCACCTAGGTTTTGGATTCCAGCAACTTAAGGCTATTTCTGCCTTCAATCTATTAACCAGGTATCCTGATGCCTAAATCAGTTGCTGTTGAGAATTTTCAGCTACCATCTTAATTCCAGGAACCTATTTCTTCAAACTCTACTCAGTTTGATCGAGTTATGGGCATATCTATTTCTACCTACCTTATGTGAGTGATGAGTGGATAATCAATCACTTTATGTATAATTCTCAAAATTAAGTTATCAGGACTGTTTTCTTTACaaagtttcaaatttaatattgcATGATACATCTCAGATACCCCAAAATTCCAAGAATTCTTATAGCTTCAGTATTGCTCTTCCTAAAGTGGCGGTATGTCAGTAGATCTGTTAATCATGAAAATGGTAACTTATATGTGATAGTACAAGACAATTTTCAAGTTCTACTGCATGAAATAGATCACTGAATGCTATTTATACATCAATGGGGTATAGAGTTAATCATGGAGCAGCCCTTTATGTAGTTCTGTTTTTCTTCTACAACTGTGCGAAATATATATGCCTCTGTTTTATGCATGTTTCCAATTTCTGATTtctgatttttctcttttgttgaTGAAAAAGTATGATCTTTTCTTTGTCATGCTTATGCTGAATTTTAAGCTGTGATTTTTAAGGAAGCTAAGGGGACCAGGTGTACCATCAACTGTCCTGAGATATGCTCCTGACACTTGCGATGTTTATGTTATATCTAGACGCAGACttagaaaaaaatcaaccaaTCCCTCATCCTTCACCAGTATGTTGGAAACTGTTGCCTTTTCACATTAATAAGTTGACATGCTTATTTACCTTCTTTTGACATGTTCTTCTATttctatgggttttatcccccAGAGACGAGCTCTAGACACTGGTTTGTAACTCGAAGAAAACTTACTGAGGGTCCCAATGGTATTAATGAACAAATATCTGGTTCTTCCACTTTGGGGTCCAAAGTTCGTAAAATCTTTGGAGCTTCTTCATTATCAGAACTTAGTTTCTCAAGTTCTCGAGCATTTACTCATCAGGGTTCTACAAATGCTAGTATAGATCAGGAaagttatcatcaaaacctgggAGATAATAATCAGGAGACTCTTACAGTTAAAAGTTGCAATTCCATGGCTTCTACCAAAAGTGAGCAGGTGAATTATTTGATGTGCTGTTGCCTACCTCCTTTAGtaaaatcttttgaaaaaatccTCAGTAACAAATGGATGCTTAGTTGCTTTAAcatctattaatatttttggaCAGGCTGAAGTAGAAAAATTGCGGCTAGAATTACAAGATGCTGTTTCCATGTATGAAAGAGCATGTGAAGAGCTTGTCCATACCCAAAGCAAGGTGAGAACATGGCTGTTTTATGGCTTCCGAACATTTTCGTATGTGGATAAGGctttaaatttcaaaacaattttcttttaaatttcagGCCAGTTCTAAATTAAGGAactgaaaatcaaattttctaggaTTTCTTTTTCTAGTTCAATTGGCTTCACTGTAGATTTCAAAATCGAAGTTATACCTTGACACCCAAAATGTATTTTTTCACTTATCTAGCACATATCATAGCAAATATGTAAATATCCTTGCAGAATGTGATGTGACCATCAAAAGCTCTGAAACTAAATTCATTGTTCTATCTCCCATGATATATATTTATTCCACCCACCTTGTATCATTGATTCACTATCCTGCAGGTCCAAATACTTTCTTCTGAATGCattgaagaaagaagaaaagtgaATGCTGCCCTGGAAAGAGAAGGAACTTTCAGGAAAATTGCTTCAGAAGAGAAAGCAAAGCATTTGGAAACTATGGAGGAGGTTGAGGTGGCAAAAAACTTGCTTGCTATAGAGGTCAATGGTAGGCAGATAGCCGAACTACATGCTCTGAAAGAGTCCTCAGAAAAACAGAAAATCATTGATGAACTCTTCTCAAGCGACAAGAGGTACAGAAAGTACACAAAGGATGAAATAGAGGTAGCAACAGATTTTTTCTCTGAGAGCAGGGTGATTGGCGAAGGAGGGTATGGGAAGGTCTACAAGGGTAACCTTGATCATACCCCAGTAGCTGTCAAGGTTATTCATTCTGATGCATGTGACAGGAAAGAGGAGTTCCTAAGAGAGGTATTTCTTTggtttataaaatttttccaATCTCAGTGAAGTTTCCAGCCCCATTCAGTCATTTTGTTTAATATCATGTCATTTAATATTTGTGGTAGAAGTTCAAAAACTGGAGAACTGTTTGGTGCACTACGCAATTTTATTACAATGAATATTAGGAAGAGCTCCTTAACTATTCTTAAAATTCCTGAAGCTGACTCTTGAGCCAAGAGGGGAGCCCATACCTCATAGGAGGGGGATTCCTCTCCCTTCTGCCTTTTCAAATTTCCCTTCTTTGATGAACTGTTGTCTTTATACTTTTTTTACTTTCCATAACATCACCTCCTTCTCAACTCAAATTGATTATTGAATGCTTTTTACCAATTATTCTTGAAATCTAGTTTTATCACAACCCTgggattcttcacttttttcACTCCATTTTCTGATTAACTGCTACATTCCCATTTATTCCAGGTTCTAAATATTTGCTGA
Proteins encoded in this window:
- the LOC117925436 gene encoding U-box domain-containing protein 34 isoform X2, with amino-acid sequence MRAKFEQIFLPFKKLCKTLNVETLVLEGKNPATVLLRYASESGIKSLVLGSCFSNCILRKLRGPGVPSTVLRYAPDTCDVYVISRRRLRKKSTNPSSFTKTSSRHWFVTRRKLTEGPNGINEQISGSSTLGSKVRKIFGASSLSELSFSSSRAFTHQGSTNASIDQESYHQNLGDNNQETLTVKSCNSMASTKSEQAEVEKLRLELQDAVSMYERACEELVHTQSKVQILSSECIEERRKVNAALEREGTFRKIASEEKAKHLETMEEVEVAKNLLAIEVNGRQIAELHALKESSEKQKIIDELFSSDKRYRKYTKDEIEVATDFFSESRVIGEGGYGKVYKGNLDHTPVAVKVIHSDACDRKEEFLREVEVLSHLRHPHMVLLLGACPESGCLVYEYMENGSLDKHIFRQDGRMPLPWFVRFQIIFEVACGLAFLHSSKPEPIVHRDLKPGNILLDRNYVSKIGDVGLAKLISDAVPDNITEYRDSILAGTLFYMDPEYQRTGTIRPKSDVYAFGVIILQLLAARHPNGLILTVENAITNGTFADTLDKSITDWPIAETEELACLALKCSKLRCRERPDLETEVLPVLKRLADFADASKRVEINNTSAPKHYFCPILQEVMEDPHIAADGFTYEHRAIKAWLDRHDVSPVTKWTFQHKMLTPNQTLRSAIQEWRCRVESSSN
- the LOC117925436 gene encoding U-box domain-containing protein 34 isoform X1 — translated: MTSVAVAVNGGPGSRGNGSRRAVRWAVENLSADADTLILIHVMPAITSIPTPSGEQIPINELDANVVELYVQDMRAKFEQIFLPFKKLCKTLNVETLVLEGKNPATVLLRYASESGIKSLVLGSCFSNCILRKLRGPGVPSTVLRYAPDTCDVYVISRRRLRKKSTNPSSFTKTSSRHWFVTRRKLTEGPNGINEQISGSSTLGSKVRKIFGASSLSELSFSSSRAFTHQGSTNASIDQESYHQNLGDNNQETLTVKSCNSMASTKSEQAEVEKLRLELQDAVSMYERACEELVHTQSKVQILSSECIEERRKVNAALEREGTFRKIASEEKAKHLETMEEVEVAKNLLAIEVNGRQIAELHALKESSEKQKIIDELFSSDKRYRKYTKDEIEVATDFFSESRVIGEGGYGKVYKGNLDHTPVAVKVIHSDACDRKEEFLREVEVLSHLRHPHMVLLLGACPESGCLVYEYMENGSLDKHIFRQDGRMPLPWFVRFQIIFEVACGLAFLHSSKPEPIVHRDLKPGNILLDRNYVSKIGDVGLAKLISDAVPDNITEYRDSILAGTLFYMDPEYQRTGTIRPKSDVYAFGVIILQLLAARHPNGLILTVENAITNGTFADTLDKSITDWPIAETEELACLALKCSKLRCRERPDLETEVLPVLKRLADFADASKRVEINNTSAPKHYFCPILQEVMEDPHIAADGFTYEHRAIKAWLDRHDVSPVTKWTFQHKMLTPNQTLRSAIQEWRCRVESSSN
- the LOC117924826 gene encoding UDP-glycosyltransferase 91C1-like, which encodes MDGMKKEHQKLHIAVFPWLAFGHFLPFLHLSSHLVQKGHRISFLSTLKNLRRLSQIAPNLSSLVTMVPLPLPLPLPAVHGLLDSAESTFELPFHLFLNLKRAYDQLQLPLTEFLHNSDVNWLIYDFAPHWLPPIASRLGINSVFFSILGASSLAFMGPPEKLLLLDQQHMEDLTVVPEWIPFPSTVAYRLYEVIGIHDCMDPEAPDFFRLAKVIEGCRFVAIRSCAGLEDDSLSLLEKLYQKPVVPVGLLPAEVNDSERDENWDSLRQWLDEKIQNSVLYVAICTEFTLSQDEMNELASGIEKPGLPFIWVVKT